The Lycium barbarum isolate Lr01 chromosome 12, ASM1917538v2, whole genome shotgun sequence genome includes a region encoding these proteins:
- the LOC132624600 gene encoding cysteine proteinase inhibitor 4-like, with protein sequence MAIQFNSLLLTSLSFLVIASTYFHVSSAGSVLKHNFLDDEQPINPNDPNVVGIAKFAVDEHNKEAKSNFELVNVLAGGTDSVTGGVVYQLHITATESDVTTTRLVAVLVHSDNSKQLLSFQ encoded by the coding sequence ATGGCCATACAATTCAACTCTCTCCTCCTCACAAGTCTTTCTTTCCTAGTTATTGCTTCTACTTACTTTCATGTTTCCTCGGCAGGGAGTGTCTTGAAACATAATTTCCTTGATGATGAGCAACCCATAAACCCAAATGATCCTAATGTTGTGGGAATTGCAAAATTTGCTGTAGATGAGCACAACAAGGAGGCTAAAAGCAACTTTGAACTTGTAAATGTGTTGGCAGGAGGAACTGATTCAGTTACTGGTGGTGTTGTTTATCAGCTGCATATCACTGCCACTGAGTCCGACGTTACCACTACTCGTCTTGTGGCTGTTTTGGTGCATTCAGACAATTCCAAACAACTTCTTTCTTTTCAGTGA
- the LOC132624960 gene encoding uncharacterized protein LOC132624960 → MMRDIASQPADSAMSSSSEESGAASPLAPEAPAPAPPAPQPGAEDRTLREAVQLLTTLVAGQVRRRGQRDDDDDDRRDSLRVRDFLTCRPPEFYGSKPDEDPHDFIRGVRRSLDLVRASETESVELASHRLRDVAANWYESWELSRGEGASPTTWDEFVTAFLRHFLPPELRRARVDKFLQLRQNGRSVREYNLEFDSLARYAPAIVADMADRMHRYVIGLDRYLIDGCMAMASQTDMDIARLQAHAQGMEDRYRADYAGRDQSGRDRDRRPPKRARSAGYSGEFRGGQPQ, encoded by the coding sequence atgatgcgtgatattgcgtCCCAGCCAGCAGACTCTGCTATgtcttcatcatcagaggagtctggagcagcatcaccattagctccagaggctccagctcccgcgcctccagctcctcagccaggggcggaggataggacattgagggaggccgtacagttgttgactactttggtagcgggacaggttcgcagacgcgggcagagagatgatgatgatgatgacaggcgtgatagcctgagggttcgtgactttttgacatgccgtcccccagagttttacggatctaagcccgatgaggacccccacgacttcattcggggagTGCGGCGCTCAttggatttggtcagggcttcagagaccgagtccgttgagttagcctcacacagattacgagatgttgctgccaattggtatgagtcttgggagctgtccagaggtgagggggCTTCCCCaactacttgggatgagtttgtgactgcttttctccgccactttctgcccccggagttacggcgggcacgggttgaTAAATTTTTACAGTTGCGGCAGAACggccggagtgttcgcgagtataacctggagtttgattctttggctcgatatgcccctgctatagtagcggatatggctgaccgtatgcaccggtatgtgataggattggaccgctacttgattgacgGTTGCATGGCGATGGCgtcacagacagatatggatatcgcccggttacaggcccatgcccagggtatggaggaccgatacAGGGCCGATTATGCTGGTAGGGATCaatcgggcagagatcgtgataggagaccgcccaagcgggccaggtcagctgggtattctggtgagtttcggggcgggcagccccaatAA